The following are encoded together in the Candidatus Pantoea floridensis genome:
- a CDS encoding ArsR/SmtB family transcription factor produces MNLVKTKRDSKPDDVLETSMAMVASALSDPSRVSILCALMDGRAWTATELSVVADIAASTTSGHLNRLLSNGLVICLTQGRHRYYSLAGHHIAGLLENLMGVSMGTSKAPMSSTPVYLRYARTCYDHLAGELAVNIYEFMLQEKWLEADGSEVTSAGKMHFEKMGVLLNSRTRRKPCCGCLDWSERRFHLGGDAGSALFTLFLQKEWVTRVKGYREVNVTDSGRVAIYRLFKLKIA; encoded by the coding sequence ATGAACCTCGTTAAAACAAAGCGCGACAGTAAGCCAGATGATGTCCTTGAAACATCAATGGCAATGGTGGCTTCTGCGCTGTCTGACCCGTCAAGGGTAAGTATTCTGTGCGCCCTGATGGACGGGCGCGCATGGACAGCTACCGAACTTAGCGTAGTGGCTGACATAGCAGCCTCGACAACCAGCGGGCATCTGAACCGGCTTCTCAGCAACGGTCTGGTCATTTGCCTGACGCAGGGGCGTCATCGCTATTACAGCCTTGCGGGCCATCATATCGCCGGACTGCTGGAAAACCTGATGGGAGTTTCCATGGGCACTTCCAAAGCCCCCATGTCCAGTACACCGGTCTATCTGCGTTACGCACGCACCTGCTATGATCATCTGGCAGGCGAGCTTGCTGTCAATATTTATGAATTTATGCTGCAGGAAAAATGGCTTGAAGCAGATGGCTCGGAAGTGACATCAGCCGGAAAAATGCATTTTGAGAAAATGGGCGTTTTGCTTAACTCTCGCACACGACGCAAGCCCTGTTGCGGCTGTCTGGACTGGAGTGAAAGACGTTTCCATCTCGGCGGTGACGCTGGCTCAGCCCTGTTTACACTTTTCCTGCAAAAAGAATGGGTAACGCGTGTAAAGGGATACCGTGAAGTGAACGTAACCGATTCAGGCCGGGTTGCAATATATCGGCTGTTTAAGCTTAAAATCGCCTGA
- a CDS encoding LacI family DNA-binding transcriptional regulator, with protein MTAQGKKRARLIDVARLASVSPGTVSNALHHTRFVEPETRQRIEEAIQALNYTPNIRARQLRTGKTNTIALLSSLPLTIASGASKLGFMMEVALTAAIMALEKQHALILVPPGKNPLDMVTFDAAILLEPTENDPQLQALQQAGIPCITIGRTPGTPTPVPWVDLHSEATAKLLLTHLQTEGADCCALFVGHTPRTSAQETEAAYRLWCEERQEPVIYYLDEHEGETAGYRAARQMLQEHPKVNGVLVLVDTFASGCVRAFQNAAIAMPQQMRLATRYDGIRARESLPPLTAVNMHLDEIARQAIMLLFEVLAGHNVVGSCGQMPELVVRASSRAS; from the coding sequence ATGACTGCTCAAGGTAAAAAACGCGCCAGACTCATTGATGTTGCACGCCTTGCCAGCGTATCGCCTGGCACCGTGTCTAATGCGTTACATCACACCCGTTTTGTCGAACCTGAGACCCGGCAACGCATCGAAGAGGCGATTCAGGCGCTGAACTACACGCCTAATATTCGCGCCCGCCAGCTGCGTACCGGGAAAACCAACACTATTGCGCTTCTTTCTTCCTTGCCGCTGACCATCGCCTCCGGAGCATCGAAGCTGGGATTTATGATGGAGGTCGCGCTTACGGCGGCGATTATGGCTCTGGAGAAGCAGCATGCGCTGATCCTGGTCCCGCCCGGAAAGAACCCGCTGGACATGGTGACCTTTGATGCCGCCATTCTGCTTGAACCCACCGAAAACGATCCGCAACTGCAGGCTCTGCAACAGGCGGGGATCCCATGCATCACTATTGGCCGTACGCCGGGAACACCGACACCGGTACCGTGGGTGGATCTGCACTCGGAAGCGACGGCCAAACTATTGCTGACCCACCTGCAGACAGAAGGCGCCGATTGTTGCGCGCTCTTTGTCGGGCATACGCCGCGGACTTCCGCGCAGGAAACGGAGGCAGCTTATCGCCTCTGGTGTGAGGAGCGGCAGGAGCCGGTGATCTATTACCTTGATGAGCATGAAGGGGAAACTGCAGGCTATCGGGCAGCGCGTCAGATGTTGCAGGAACATCCCAAAGTCAATGGAGTCCTGGTACTGGTTGATACCTTTGCCAGCGGCTGCGTGCGCGCTTTTCAAAATGCGGCGATCGCCATGCCGCAGCAGATGCGCTTAGCCACCCGTTATGACGGTATTCGCGCCAGGGAATCTTTGCCGCCGCTGACGGCGGTGAACATGCACCTTGATGAGATCGCCCGTCAGGCCATCATGCTACTGTTTGAAGTCCTGGCCGGACATAACGTGGTCGGCAGCTGCGGGCAAATGCCAGAACTGGTGGTCAGAGCCTCAAGCAGAGCGTCATAA
- a CDS encoding biofilm development regulator YmgB/AriR family protein produces the protein MKNTNSVSAIRARLQNLGETLTAERNELEAAIKAILALGGQLTKKTLIIHVISELEQEQDAQRQTVLRDVLELIVTHTPDDAGGQAL, from the coding sequence ATGAAAAACACAAATTCAGTATCCGCCATTCGCGCCCGCCTGCAGAACCTGGGCGAGACGCTGACGGCAGAGCGTAATGAGCTTGAAGCAGCTATCAAGGCAATTCTGGCCTTGGGCGGTCAGCTGACCAAAAAAACGCTCATTATTCACGTCATTAGTGAGCTCGAGCAGGAGCAGGACGCGCAGAGGCAAACGGTGCTGCGCGACGTGCTGGAGCTGATCGTGACCCACACGCCGGACGATGCCGGCGGTCAGGCTTTGTGA
- a CDS encoding S24 family peptidase — protein MAFQSPAQNYVETRLNLGDLVHLSLNSTYLTPSNSDYPQAGIVRGSILAIDRPLTPIHGQLIVAKVEGELTLRRLLLNPVPALQALDMDETVTLLDANQTLPVWGVVASQRAGRQNV, from the coding sequence ATGGCTTTTCAGAGTCCGGCACAGAACTACGTTGAGACGCGTCTGAATCTAGGCGATCTCGTTCATCTGTCTTTAAATTCAACCTATCTCACGCCCAGCAACAGCGACTATCCTCAAGCAGGTATCGTCAGGGGATCCATACTGGCAATCGATCGGCCGCTGACACCCATACACGGCCAGCTTATCGTCGCTAAGGTTGAAGGTGAACTGACGCTGCGCCGTCTGCTGCTTAACCCGGTACCCGCTCTGCAGGCGCTGGATATGGACGAAACCGTAACACTACTCGATGCTAACCAGACGCTTCCCGTCTGGGGCGTGGTCGCATCTCAGCGTGCCGGCCGGCAAAACGTCTAA
- the gstA gene encoding glutathione transferase GstA — protein MKLYYAPNTCSLSPHIVLRELELEFELVKVDNRSKRTSDGRDFLTINPKGYVAALELEDGKMLTEGPAIVQFLADLKPERTLAPPAGSWERVRLQEWLNFITSEIHAGSALLFNSQLPEEVKSLLREKLFRRFDLLENTLSEKNFLTGAFFTVADAYLYTVLGWCRYFAIELKNWPALTAYIARIDERPAVQAALIAEASCQG, from the coding sequence ATGAAACTTTACTACGCGCCGAATACCTGCTCACTTTCCCCACACATTGTACTGCGTGAACTTGAGCTGGAATTTGAACTGGTAAAAGTCGACAACAGGAGCAAGCGGACTTCTGACGGACGCGATTTTCTGACTATCAACCCTAAAGGTTATGTAGCAGCCCTCGAACTGGAAGACGGGAAAATGCTGACTGAGGGACCGGCCATCGTGCAGTTTCTGGCTGATTTAAAACCTGAGAGAACGCTGGCACCGCCAGCGGGAAGCTGGGAGAGGGTGCGCCTGCAGGAATGGCTGAACTTCATCACCAGTGAAATACACGCTGGTTCAGCTCTCCTCTTTAACTCCCAATTGCCAGAAGAGGTCAAATCGCTTTTACGTGAGAAGCTGTTCAGGCGCTTTGATCTGCTTGAGAACACACTCTCCGAAAAAAACTTTCTGACTGGTGCCTTTTTCACTGTTGCGGATGCTTACCTTTATACCGTACTGGGATGGTGTAGATATTTCGCTATTGAGCTGAAAAACTGGCCTGCGTTGACGGCCTACATTGCACGAATTGATGAACGCCCCGCAGTGCAGGCTGCATTAATTGCCGAGGCATCTTGTCAAGGCTGA
- a CDS encoding diguanylate phosphodiesterase, with protein sequence MLTTIIYRSHLADEVPVSVLPGMVEKASLLNARHQVTGILLFNGTHFFQILEGPEEGVLDIYGRICADRRHHNVVELMRDYSPSRRFGNHGMELFDLRHHDSGSVLQAVLDRGTSKYRLTYDDRGLQFLRTFVEAREKENYFEVLPADYWDFVPDDNGSPAPAAGVTFRPVVDPLGREVTALEALPDDAPAGLSGVALYEHNLDAVTGAMNRAGRSCPDDIMLYLSILPMTLVYVPEAVSRLVSAIDSAGMVPQQIILGVSETEIISQLEAFSQAVRQLKQAGISLSIDNFGDGSAGLSLLAHVQPDRVRIGAGIVRNIHRSGPRQAVVHAVLRCCSALEINVIAAGIEQPEEWMWLEAAGVTDFQGALFTAEGAAVAWPETREAV encoded by the coding sequence ATGCTTACAACAATAATTTACCGGAGCCACCTTGCCGATGAGGTACCCGTCAGCGTTCTGCCGGGAATGGTGGAGAAGGCCAGCCTGCTGAACGCCCGACATCAGGTCACGGGGATCCTGCTCTTTAACGGCACACACTTCTTTCAGATTCTGGAGGGACCGGAGGAAGGCGTACTGGACATTTACGGCCGCATCTGCGCCGACCGGCGCCACCATAACGTGGTTGAGCTGATGCGCGACTATTCACCGTCGCGCCGCTTTGGCAACCACGGCATGGAGCTGTTCGACCTGCGCCATCACGACAGCGGCAGCGTGCTGCAGGCGGTGCTTGACCGCGGCACGTCTAAATATCGTCTGACCTATGATGACCGCGGCCTGCAGTTCCTGCGAACCTTCGTGGAAGCACGTGAGAAAGAAAACTACTTCGAGGTCCTGCCCGCCGACTACTGGGACTTCGTCCCGGACGACAACGGGTCACCGGCCCCGGCAGCGGGCGTCACCTTCCGCCCGGTGGTCGATCCGCTCGGCCGTGAGGTCACGGCCCTTGAGGCCCTGCCCGATGACGCGCCGGCAGGGCTCTCCGGCGTGGCGCTGTACGAGCATAATCTCGATGCGGTCACCGGGGCGATGAACAGGGCCGGCAGATCGTGCCCTGACGACATCATGCTGTACCTCAGCATTCTGCCTATGACGCTGGTTTATGTTCCGGAGGCCGTCAGCCGGCTCGTCAGCGCCATTGACAGCGCCGGGATGGTGCCGCAGCAGATCATTCTGGGCGTCAGCGAGACAGAGATTATCTCTCAGCTGGAAGCGTTTTCTCAGGCGGTGCGTCAGCTGAAGCAGGCCGGCATCAGTCTGTCCATCGATAACTTTGGTGACGGCTCAGCCGGACTGTCACTGCTGGCGCACGTGCAGCCTGATCGCGTGCGCATCGGTGCCGGAATCGTTCGCAATATTCACCGCAGTGGCCCCCGTCAGGCGGTGGTACACGCCGTGCTGCGCTGCTGTTCGGCGCTGGAAATTAACGTGATCGCGGCGGGCATTGAGCAGCCGGAGGAGTGGATGTGGCTGGAGGCGGCGGGGGTCACTGATTTCCAGGGCGCTCTGTTCACCGCTGAAGGCGCGGCCGTCGCCTGGCCGGAGACACGGGAAGCCGTCTGA
- a CDS encoding amino acid-binding protein yields the protein MYDIHVILKNSPGSLGSLGSVLGENGVGLEGGGVFTGSEGAHAHFLVEDGFKARKVLTEAGFDICNVCRPLVRKLPQERPGELGEIADTIARNGINILVQYSDHSNRLILITDDDARAAEVTRKWAIPSE from the coding sequence ATGTATGACATTCACGTTATTCTCAAAAACAGCCCGGGCTCACTTGGTTCACTGGGTAGTGTACTGGGTGAAAACGGAGTGGGACTTGAAGGCGGTGGCGTATTTACTGGATCTGAAGGCGCGCATGCACATTTCCTGGTTGAAGACGGCTTTAAAGCACGCAAGGTGTTGACTGAGGCTGGTTTTGACATCTGCAACGTGTGTCGGCCCCTGGTGAGGAAATTACCTCAGGAACGGCCCGGAGAGCTGGGAGAAATAGCTGACACAATTGCCCGGAACGGCATCAATATTCTGGTACAGTACAGCGATCACAGTAACCGGCTCATTCTCATTACGGATGATGATGCCCGGGCAGCCGAAGTAACCCGAAAATGGGCAATACCTTCTGAATGA
- a CDS encoding biofilm development regulator YmgB/AriR family protein, with product MRQDGLPPEKDAGLTGYFSQVTHPSQIALLGRITVDILRQERRLTRTALCLKLIARLDCTADEAEAAHLTALLRMLFNR from the coding sequence ATGCGACAGGACGGACTACCGCCGGAAAAAGATGCCGGGCTGACCGGCTACTTCAGCCAGGTCACCCACCCCAGCCAGATTGCGCTGCTGGGGCGAATCACCGTCGACATTCTGCGTCAGGAGCGGCGCCTGACGCGCACAGCGCTTTGCCTTAAGCTAATTGCTCGCCTGGACTGTACCGCCGATGAGGCCGAGGCGGCACACCTGACGGCGCTGCTCCGGATGCTGTTTAATCGCTGA
- a CDS encoding antibiotic biosynthesis monooxygenase family protein, with the protein MIAVLFEADALPEAQERYFQLASELKPLLSDTPGFISIERFQSLTTPGKILSLSWWEDEESVAGWKRNVMHQAAQKEGKQSIFSFYRIRVASVFRDYSSDKGTNQHV; encoded by the coding sequence ATGATTGCAGTACTTTTTGAGGCAGATGCCCTGCCAGAGGCTCAGGAAAGATATTTTCAGCTCGCTTCGGAGCTGAAGCCTCTCTTATCCGACACGCCCGGCTTTATTTCAATTGAGCGTTTCCAGAGCCTGACTACGCCCGGAAAGATTCTTTCTTTGTCGTGGTGGGAAGATGAGGAGTCTGTAGCCGGATGGAAGCGAAATGTGATGCATCAGGCCGCTCAGAAAGAAGGCAAGCAGTCGATTTTTTCATTCTACAGAATACGGGTAGCCAGCGTATTCCGTGATTACTCTTCTGATAAGGGAACAAATCAGCATGTATGA
- a CDS encoding general stress protein, whose translation MTTVRRGGAGNFAADPARASEAGSKGGAASGGNFKHCPDRAREAGRKGGLISRRGPKPEI comes from the coding sequence ATGACAACAGTAAGACGCGGTGGTGCGGGAAACTTTGCGGCCGACCCCGCACGCGCCTCCGAGGCGGGCAGCAAAGGCGGCGCTGCCAGCGGCGGCAACTTTAAACACTGCCCAGATCGCGCGCGAGAGGCTGGCCGTAAGGGGGGGCTTATCAGCCGCCGCGGTCCAAAACCTGAAATTTAG
- a CDS encoding LysR substrate-binding domain-containing protein, with protein sequence MKKRNLPPLNALRLFETAALSGSLSAAARELGITHGAVSRQIKLLEEWLGQPLFERQGQRSVAAEHARAFAAEISAAFDIISDASIRFGKTLNTRVIRVNAQTTLAMHWLIPRLPEFHSQNPDIEVSVSTSNSSEVKGLSGFDVLIRREPLDKPEWRYFDKRPLFEEHLTLLAAPKLLSNLPLAGPEDLSTHVFVTSHTRVGEWERWMKIAKIEALRPLRFQRFEHNYISLQAVIDGIGVGIGGLPTLGHDVKEKRLLAPFPVEVKGSKYVALIAPDVDKSLALNLFLEWLEQEASR encoded by the coding sequence ATGAAAAAACGAAACTTACCTCCGTTAAATGCCTTAAGGCTGTTCGAGACGGCAGCACTCTCTGGCAGCCTGAGTGCCGCCGCCCGGGAATTAGGGATCACCCACGGTGCTGTCAGCCGCCAAATCAAATTGCTTGAAGAGTGGTTAGGGCAACCTTTATTCGAACGTCAAGGGCAACGCAGCGTCGCAGCCGAACATGCTCGTGCATTTGCAGCGGAAATCAGTGCTGCTTTCGACATTATTAGCGATGCTTCAATTCGCTTCGGGAAAACACTAAATACAAGAGTCATAAGAGTAAATGCGCAGACAACTCTCGCGATGCACTGGCTGATACCTCGCTTGCCGGAGTTCCATAGCCAAAATCCCGACATTGAAGTCTCGGTGTCCACATCAAACAGCTCGGAGGTAAAAGGACTGTCTGGCTTTGATGTTTTGATTCGAAGAGAGCCACTTGATAAACCCGAATGGCGTTATTTTGACAAGCGACCATTGTTCGAGGAACACCTCACTTTACTTGCTGCCCCGAAACTTTTATCCAACCTGCCGTTAGCGGGACCTGAAGACCTTTCCACACATGTGTTCGTCACATCACACACGCGAGTGGGGGAATGGGAAAGATGGATGAAAATAGCCAAAATCGAAGCTTTGCGTCCTCTGCGCTTTCAGCGCTTTGAACATAATTATATAAGTCTTCAGGCGGTCATTGATGGCATTGGAGTAGGCATTGGTGGACTGCCAACACTTGGGCATGATGTAAAAGAGAAAAGGCTTCTGGCCCCATTTCCGGTTGAGGTTAAGGGAAGCAAATACGTGGCTTTAATCGCACCCGATGTTGACAAGTCATTAGCATTAAATTTGTTTCTGGAATGGCTTGAACAAGAAGCATCTAGGTAA
- the ycgZ gene encoding regulatory protein YcgZ, with the protein MRQNVTKFPDTANDIAQYFSKASAPTQQVTLGQIVVEILRAGKNLNRKAICTKLLRRLEVSSTPEEERHYQTLIGMLFDR; encoded by the coding sequence ATGCGTCAGAACGTTACGAAATTCCCGGACACCGCGAACGATATTGCACAGTACTTCAGCAAAGCGTCGGCACCGACCCAGCAGGTAACCCTCGGACAGATTGTCGTCGAAATCCTGCGCGCGGGCAAGAACCTCAACCGCAAGGCCATTTGCACCAAGCTGCTGCGCCGCCTTGAGGTGTCTTCGACCCCTGAGGAAGAGCGTCACTATCAGACCCTTATCGGCATGCTGTTTGACCGCTGA
- a CDS encoding LysR family transcriptional regulator has product MMNLLHWRLLVAVADSGNFTRAAERVGMTQSGASQAVAQLEALLGIQVFVRERRNISITALGEEVTGYARLMLAQLAAIQRLSEESRGLRGGRVRLASFPSVTSTFLPGLLREFRRLHPGIEVVVLEGTDEEVEGWLVADTVDLGVVMNPLQGRADFILGKDEWVAVLPAGHTLVRKAALHGIKLEDLVSHTFILATGGCAVNAKSLVEQAGLQLSDVRLTVHDWVSACLLVREEMGIALIPQSALPGELHGLYVTPLVPSVYREFGLVCSSGGRSSPAVQVLLESLHNRTGLAGKYEI; this is encoded by the coding sequence ATGATGAATCTTTTACACTGGCGCCTGCTAGTTGCCGTAGCCGACTCAGGCAACTTCACGCGTGCTGCTGAGCGGGTTGGAATGACACAGTCGGGTGCCAGTCAGGCTGTCGCTCAGTTAGAAGCTTTGCTGGGAATTCAGGTGTTTGTACGGGAGCGGCGCAACATCAGCATCACTGCGCTGGGAGAGGAAGTAACAGGATATGCAAGACTTATGCTTGCGCAGCTGGCCGCAATTCAAAGGCTTTCTGAGGAGAGTCGTGGCCTTCGGGGCGGGCGTGTCCGCCTTGCCAGTTTCCCATCTGTAACATCGACATTTCTACCCGGGCTGCTCAGGGAATTCAGACGCCTCCATCCGGGTATTGAAGTGGTTGTACTGGAAGGAACTGATGAGGAAGTTGAAGGATGGCTGGTGGCGGATACGGTTGATCTTGGCGTCGTCATGAACCCTCTTCAGGGACGCGCAGATTTTATATTAGGGAAAGATGAATGGGTCGCAGTTCTGCCTGCGGGTCATACTCTGGTCCGTAAAGCCGCATTGCATGGCATTAAGCTTGAAGACCTTGTAAGTCATACATTTATCCTTGCTACTGGCGGTTGCGCAGTTAATGCAAAAAGCTTGGTGGAACAGGCAGGTCTTCAGCTGTCTGATGTGCGCTTGACGGTCCATGACTGGGTCAGTGCCTGCCTTTTAGTGCGGGAAGAAATGGGTATCGCACTTATTCCTCAGTCAGCTTTGCCCGGTGAGCTGCATGGATTATATGTGACACCGCTAGTACCTTCTGTTTACAGGGAGTTTGGTCTGGTTTGCTCATCAGGTGGAAGGTCGTCACCTGCGGTTCAAGTGTTATTAGAAAGTTTGCATAACAGGACTGGTTTAGCTGGAAAATATGAAATCTAA
- a CDS encoding sulfite exporter TauE/SafE family protein, translating to MEIYICVALIAILAGVLSGIVGTGSSLLLLPLMVSAFGPKEAIPIMAIAAILGNIARMGAWWREIDWRATLVYTLPGVPAASVGAHVLLSLPSWTIDCALGIFFGIMIVLRRSLKNNCWSLSIKQLGLCGGLVGFLTGLVLSTGPVSVPIFTAYGLSGGAFIGTEAASALLLYTSKVSTFGFQGALSLHVALIGLFVGGGIMLGTLSSKALVQRLTATHFSFLTDGILMIAGAGFLYAALHEK from the coding sequence ATGGAAATCTATATCTGTGTAGCCTTAATTGCGATTCTTGCTGGAGTATTGAGTGGCATAGTGGGTACAGGCTCATCTTTACTTTTGCTGCCTCTGATGGTCAGCGCGTTCGGGCCCAAAGAGGCAATACCGATTATGGCGATAGCCGCTATTCTTGGTAATATCGCACGTATGGGGGCTTGGTGGCGTGAGATCGATTGGCGCGCTACGTTGGTCTATACCTTGCCTGGCGTGCCCGCAGCTTCAGTGGGCGCTCATGTGCTGCTTTCTCTGCCCTCCTGGACGATAGACTGTGCATTAGGCATTTTTTTTGGAATCATGATTGTGCTCAGGCGGAGTCTGAAAAATAACTGCTGGTCGCTTTCGATAAAGCAGCTGGGATTATGTGGGGGATTAGTCGGTTTTCTGACCGGTCTGGTGCTATCAACAGGCCCGGTGAGTGTGCCCATTTTTACAGCATATGGGTTGAGTGGTGGGGCGTTTATTGGCACGGAAGCAGCGAGCGCACTTCTTCTGTACACGAGTAAAGTCAGTACTTTTGGCTTCCAGGGGGCTCTTTCACTACATGTTGCACTGATAGGACTATTCGTTGGTGGCGGCATAATGCTTGGCACCCTCAGCAGTAAAGCTTTGGTACAAAGATTAACTGCGACACATTTTTCATTTCTGACTGACGGCATACTCATGATTGCCGGGGCAGGGTTTTTGTATGCCGCCTTGCATGAAAAATAA
- a CDS encoding biofilm development regulator YmgB/AriR family protein yields the protein MQLNEQHTSTEADIIHHFRSSGDALAAETAVLDAVIRDIVISGKKVTSKAIILYLIAELESSSDVAELDVLRSALEIVVGKTPDDENF from the coding sequence ATGCAGCTCAACGAACAGCACACCTCCACTGAAGCCGACATCATTCATCACTTCCGCAGTAGTGGCGACGCACTGGCCGCCGAAACCGCCGTGCTGGACGCTGTCATCCGCGATATCGTTATCAGTGGTAAAAAGGTGACCAGCAAAGCGATCATTCTTTACCTGATCGCCGAGCTTGAAAGCTCCTCAGACGTGGCCGAACTGGACGTGCTGCGCAGCGCGCTGGAAATAGTGGTGGGTAAAACGCCCGACGACGAAAACTTCTGA
- a CDS encoding biofilm development regulator YmgB/AriR family protein, translated as MRNTNSVAHIQDCLLGSGSRFESQKETLDDLLADGVPVSNKTIIMQIMRKITDEKDGVRQNTLRVLLELVVGYTPDDPGI; from the coding sequence ATGAGAAATACGAATTCGGTTGCGCACATTCAGGACTGCCTGCTGGGCAGCGGCAGCCGCTTTGAGTCACAGAAGGAGACGCTGGACGACCTTCTCGCTGATGGAGTACCGGTAAGTAACAAAACCATCATAATGCAGATTATGAGAAAAATTACGGATGAAAAGGACGGTGTGAGGCAGAATACGTTGCGTGTACTTCTTGAGCTGGTCGTGGGGTATACGCCAGACGATCCGGGCATCTGA
- a CDS encoding aryl-sulfate sulfotransferase, translating into MEKSFGGYTLFAPQTAEGRVYLVDEFGRVVHQWQLPVRTGRDAVLLPNGNLGYNGSHSTSANLYPAWDLWHGGDFYEVNPDNEVVWHYEDIFHHHDAQWLENGNLLYTAAAPLPTEISARVTGGDPRRDAPDGVIQSDVVKEVNRDGEVVWEWRAWEHLAPEDFKVHEIFDRRHWPMINGLSVTRDGLVLMSLRTTSGVIAVNKENGSVVWHVGPDVVAQQHTPIEMENGSILVFDNGNLRPGVTSPHSTVLEFDPHTQAIRWQYRDIFPPAFFSPYMGSAQRLANGNTFICESAFGRLFEVTPQGETVWEYIIPYFNEYPEHLSKGIIPGKHNSAFRAHRYSADALPWLK; encoded by the coding sequence ATGGAGAAAAGCTTTGGCGGCTATACGCTCTTCGCCCCTCAAACTGCCGAAGGCCGGGTATATCTGGTTGATGAGTTTGGAAGAGTTGTGCACCAGTGGCAGCTCCCGGTTCGTACCGGACGCGATGCCGTGCTGCTGCCTAACGGTAACCTCGGCTATAACGGTAGCCACAGCACGTCGGCCAACCTTTATCCGGCCTGGGATCTCTGGCACGGTGGCGATTTTTATGAAGTCAATCCGGATAACGAAGTGGTCTGGCATTATGAGGATATCTTCCATCACCACGACGCGCAGTGGCTGGAGAACGGTAATCTGTTGTATACCGCGGCGGCGCCACTGCCGACAGAAATTTCCGCTCGGGTTACCGGCGGCGATCCGCGCCGCGATGCCCCGGACGGCGTCATACAGAGTGATGTCGTCAAAGAGGTCAATCGCGACGGTGAAGTGGTATGGGAATGGCGCGCCTGGGAGCACCTGGCCCCGGAAGATTTTAAGGTTCATGAGATCTTCGACCGCCGCCACTGGCCGATGATCAACGGTCTGTCGGTCACCCGCGACGGCCTAGTGCTGATGAGCCTGCGTACCACCTCCGGGGTGATTGCCGTCAATAAAGAGAACGGCAGCGTGGTCTGGCACGTGGGGCCCGATGTCGTCGCCCAACAGCACACCCCGATTGAGATGGAAAATGGTTCGATTCTGGTGTTCGATAACGGTAACCTGCGCCCCGGCGTGACCTCGCCACACTCCACGGTGCTGGAGTTCGACCCGCACACCCAGGCTATTCGCTGGCAATATCGCGATATTTTCCCGCCGGCCTTTTTCTCACCCTATATGGGCAGCGCTCAGCGCCTGGCCAACGGCAATACCTTTATCTGCGAATCCGCTTTCGGCCGCCTGTTTGAAGTTACTCCGCAGGGGGAAACGGTATGGGAATACATTATTCCTTACTTCAATGAATACCCGGAGCATCTTAGTAAGGGGATCATCCCCGGTAAGCATAATAGCGCCTTTCGCGCGCATCGCTACTCGGCCGATGCGCTACCGTGGCTTAAATAA